Proteins from one Salmonella bongori NCTC 12419 genomic window:
- the fdhE gene encoding formate dehydrogenase accessory protein FdhE, translating into MSIRIIPQDELGSSEKCTADMIPPLLFPRLKNVYNRRAERLRELAESNPLGDYLRFAALIAHAQEVVLYDHPLEMDLTARIKEANEQGKPPLDIHVLPRDKHWQKLLHSLIAELKPEMSGPALAVIENLEKASEQELEQMASALFASDFSSVSSDKAPFIWAALSLYWAQMASLIPGKARAEYGEQRQYCPVCGSMPVSSIVQIGTTQGLRYLHCNLCETEWHVVRVKCSNCEQSRDLHYWSLDNEQAAVKAESCGDCGTYLKILYQEKDPKVEAVADDLASLILDAKMEQEGFARSSINPFLFPGEGE; encoded by the coding sequence ATGAGTATTCGCATAATCCCGCAAGATGAGCTGGGTTCGAGCGAGAAATGTACGGCGGATATGATTCCGCCGTTATTGTTCCCCCGACTCAAAAACGTCTACAACCGCCGCGCCGAACGACTGCGCGAGCTGGCTGAAAGTAACCCGCTGGGCGATTATCTGCGCTTTGCTGCGCTGATAGCCCACGCGCAGGAAGTGGTGCTGTACGACCATCCGCTGGAGATGGATCTGACCGCACGCATTAAAGAAGCGAACGAGCAAGGCAAGCCACCACTGGATATTCACGTATTGCCGCGTGATAAGCACTGGCAAAAGTTGCTGCACTCGCTGATTGCTGAGCTAAAGCCCGAGATGAGCGGCCCCGCGCTGGCGGTGATCGAGAATCTGGAGAAGGCTTCGGAGCAGGAGCTGGAACAGATGGCAAGCGCGCTATTTGCGTCTGATTTTTCTTCAGTAAGCAGCGATAAAGCGCCGTTTATCTGGGCGGCGCTATCGCTGTACTGGGCACAAATGGCGAGCCTGATCCCTGGCAAAGCACGCGCCGAATACGGCGAACAACGTCAGTATTGCCCGGTATGCGGTTCGATGCCGGTATCAAGCATCGTGCAAATCGGTACGACTCAGGGTTTGCGCTATCTGCACTGCAACCTGTGTGAAACCGAGTGGCATGTCGTACGTGTGAAATGCAGCAATTGCGAACAGAGCCGTGATTTACATTACTGGTCGCTCGACAATGAACAGGCAGCAGTAAAAGCCGAAAGCTGCGGCGACTGCGGCACTTACCTGAAGATTCTGTATCAGGAAAAAGACCCAAAAGTTGAAGCAGTAGCCGACGATCTCGCCTCGCTGATTCTGGACGCCAAAATGGAGCAAGAAGGTTTTGCCCGCAGTTCCATCAACCCGTTCCTGTTCCCGGGCGAAGGGGAGTAA
- the fdoI gene encoding formate dehydrogenase cytochrome b556 subunit has product MKRRDTIVRYTAPERINHWIVAFCFVLAAVSGLGFLFPSFNWLMHIMGTPQLARIVHPFVGVVMFASFIIMFFRYWHHNLINRDDIFWAKNIRKIVVNEEVGDTGRYNFGQKCVFWAAIIFLVLLLVSGVIIWRPYFAPAFSIPVIRFALMLHSFAAVALIVVIMVHIYAALWVKGTITAMVEGWVTRSWAKKHHPRWYREVRKTTEKETE; this is encoded by the coding sequence ATGAAAAGACGTGACACCATCGTGCGCTATACCGCGCCGGAACGCATCAACCACTGGATCGTCGCCTTCTGCTTCGTGCTGGCGGCGGTGAGCGGGCTGGGATTTTTATTCCCTTCCTTTAACTGGCTGATGCACATTATGGGCACTCCCCAACTGGCGCGTATTGTGCACCCGTTCGTGGGCGTGGTTATGTTTGCCTCGTTCATCATCATGTTTTTCCGTTACTGGCACCACAATCTAATCAATCGGGATGATATCTTTTGGGCGAAGAATATTCGTAAGATCGTCGTCAACGAGGAAGTGGGTGATACAGGACGTTATAACTTCGGCCAGAAATGCGTATTCTGGGCGGCGATTATCTTCCTGGTCCTGCTGTTAGTGAGTGGAGTGATCATCTGGCGTCCATATTTTGCGCCTGCTTTCTCAATCCCGGTGATCCGATTCGCGTTAATGTTGCATTCATTTGCCGCAGTCGCGTTAATTGTGGTTATCATGGTGCATATCTACGCCGCCCTTTGGGTGAAAGGCACCATTACCGCGATGGTGGAAGGCTGGGTAACCCGATCGTGGGCGAAGAAACATCACCCGCGCTGGTACCGAGAAGTCCGCAAGACAACGGAAAAAGAAACTGAATGA
- the fdxH gene encoding formate dehydrogenase subunit beta, with protein MAYQSQDIIRRSATNGFTPAPQARDHQEEVAKLIDVTTCIGCKACQVACSEWNDIRDEIGSNVGVYDNPADLTAKSWTVMRFSEVEQNDKLEWLIRKDGCMHCADPGCLKACPAEGAIIQYANGIVDFQSEQCIGCGYCIAGCPFNVPRLNPEDNRVYKCTLCVDRVVVGQEPACVKTCPTGAIHFGSKEDMKTLAGERVAELKTRGYDNAGLYDPAGVGGTHVMYVLHHADKPNLYHGLPENPEISETVKFWKGVWKPLAAFGFAATFAASVFHYVGVGPNRADEEDDNLHEEKDEVRK; from the coding sequence ATGGCTTATCAATCTCAAGACATCATTCGTCGTTCCGCGACTAACGGTTTCACCCCCGCGCCTCAGGCGCGGGACCATCAGGAAGAAGTGGCGAAACTCATCGACGTCACCACCTGTATCGGTTGCAAAGCCTGTCAGGTGGCGTGTTCGGAATGGAACGACATCCGTGATGAAATCGGTAGCAACGTTGGGGTGTACGACAACCCGGCGGATTTGACCGCCAAATCATGGACGGTGATGCGTTTCTCGGAAGTGGAGCAGAACGACAAACTGGAATGGCTGATCCGCAAGGATGGCTGTATGCACTGTGCCGATCCGGGCTGCCTGAAGGCGTGCCCGGCAGAAGGAGCAATCATTCAGTACGCTAACGGCATTGTCGATTTCCAGTCTGAGCAGTGCATCGGTTGCGGTTACTGCATCGCCGGCTGTCCGTTCAACGTGCCGCGTCTTAACCCGGAAGACAACCGCGTCTACAAATGTACGCTGTGCGTTGACCGCGTGGTGGTCGGCCAGGAACCGGCCTGCGTGAAGACCTGTCCAACCGGCGCTATCCACTTTGGTTCCAAAGAGGATATGAAAACGCTGGCGGGCGAGCGCGTGGCGGAACTGAAAACCCGTGGCTATGACAATGCGGGCCTGTACGATCCCGCTGGCGTCGGCGGTACGCACGTCATGTACGTGTTACACCACGCCGACAAGCCGAATCTGTACCACGGTCTGCCTGAAAACCCGGAGATCAGCGAAACCGTTAAATTCTGGAAAGGCGTCTGGAAACCGCTCGCCGCGTTCGGTTTCGCCGCGACCTTTGCCGCCAGCGTCTTCCACTATGTCGGGGTCGGTCCGAACCGCGCGGATGAGGAAGATGACAACCTGCATGAAGAGAAAGACGAGGTGCGCAAATGA